The following proteins come from a genomic window of Halorussus halophilus:
- a CDS encoding heme-binding protein yields the protein MTREMPATNEGWYALHDFRTIDWDAWRDAPERERERALDDGVSFLRERVDVADAEEGSSAVFTILGHKADLLVLHFRPTMAQLDTAERAFEDTEFAGYTEQTSSYVSVTEVGGYTSEEMTKDPADIEETGMARYVESKLYPEIPDSEFVCFYPMNKRRQPEQNWYDLPFDERAEMLGTHGDIGKTYAGQVTQVISGSIGLDDFEWGVDLFSNDPTHIKELLYELRFDESSSKYAEFGQFYFGRQFDPEDLSAFMAGETVPAEDEDGHHHHAESGQHHGESNGHHHGDDGKGSGHHHGDDGEGGHHGDESHHDHGDDSENIRGELEDLDIYAGQPHGEDVYAMVLYSEADPDELFEEVDGLRKNFDHYDTHVKTAVYNAEDADRSAVVSIWDTQSAADTAGGFLADLPGIVGRAGEGAGFGTMGMFYTVKPEHREDFTEKFATVGGVLEDMDGHVQTDLLANLEDENDMFIASEWESKEKAMGFFRSDAFSDTVEWGRDILADRPRHVFLA from the coding sequence CTGGTACGCACTCCACGACTTCCGGACCATCGACTGGGACGCGTGGCGAGACGCCCCCGAGCGCGAACGCGAACGGGCACTCGACGACGGCGTCTCGTTCCTTCGCGAGCGCGTGGACGTGGCCGACGCCGAGGAAGGCTCTTCGGCAGTGTTCACGATTCTCGGCCACAAGGCCGACCTGCTCGTACTGCACTTCCGACCGACGATGGCGCAGTTGGACACCGCCGAACGGGCCTTCGAGGACACCGAATTCGCAGGCTACACCGAGCAGACGAGTTCCTACGTCTCGGTCACCGAGGTCGGCGGCTACACCTCCGAGGAGATGACCAAGGACCCCGCAGATATCGAGGAGACGGGGATGGCTCGCTACGTCGAGAGTAAACTCTACCCCGAGATTCCCGACAGCGAGTTCGTCTGCTTCTACCCCATGAACAAGCGTCGCCAACCGGAGCAGAACTGGTACGACCTGCCGTTCGACGAGCGTGCGGAGATGCTCGGCACCCACGGCGACATCGGCAAGACCTACGCCGGACAGGTCACGCAGGTCATCAGCGGCTCCATCGGCCTCGACGACTTCGAGTGGGGCGTGGACCTGTTCAGCAACGACCCGACGCACATCAAGGAACTGCTGTACGAACTGCGCTTCGACGAGAGCAGTTCGAAGTACGCCGAGTTCGGCCAGTTCTACTTCGGTCGCCAGTTCGACCCCGAGGACCTCTCGGCGTTCATGGCTGGCGAGACGGTGCCCGCAGAGGACGAGGACGGCCATCATCACCACGCCGAAAGCGGTCAGCACCACGGTGAGAGCAATGGCCATCATCACGGCGACGATGGCAAGGGCAGTGGGCACCATCACGGCGATGATGGCGAAGGTGGTCACCACGGCGACGAGAGCCACCACGACCACGGCGACGACTCCGAGAACATCCGCGGCGAACTCGAAGACTTAGACATCTACGCGGGTCAGCCCCATGGCGAGGACGTGTACGCGATGGTGCTGTACTCGGAGGCCGACCCCGACGAACTCTTCGAAGAGGTCGATGGCCTGCGAAAGAACTTCGACCACTACGACACGCACGTGAAGACGGCAGTCTACAATGCTGAGGACGCCGACCGCTCGGCGGTCGTCAGCATCTGGGACACTCAGAGCGCGGCCGACACAGCAGGTGGCTTCTTGGCCGACCTGCCGGGAATCGTCGGTCGAGCAGGAGAAGGTGCAGGCTTCGGCACGATGGGGATGTTCTACACCGTCAAACCCGAACACCGCGAGGACTTCACCGAGAAGTTCGCCACCGTCGGCGGCGTCTTAGAAGACATGGACGGCCACGTCCAGACCGACCTGCTCGCCAACCTCGAAGACGAGAACGACATGTTCATCGCCAGCGAGTGGGAGTCCAAGGAGAAAGCGATGGGCTTCTTCCGCAGCGACGCCTTCAGCGACACCGTCGAGTGGGGCCGCGACATTCTGGCTGACCGACCGCGACACGTGTTCTTGGCGTAG
- a CDS encoding acyltransferase encodes MTKRHVTLPDEMEDGLAEFIAEVDERLSNSGPGNPGKMCEVVEEVLVDLHGDREAYNRWQAGESVSPAERVRLQSYDPCNATLESEYYAEKDEEEFKRSKHLQWLWRQFDATPMADNVAFALRFRAMLADHFFEECGEDCRFFKGITFTYGHNITIGDNAVVHDDVHLDDRGKLTIGDRVSISDDAHIYSHDHDIVDQTEVTNFHTVVEDDVRLTYDSMVKAGVRVGENAVVGAKSIVQKDVPAHHIVAGTPAKSLKIKPGWEAVAEPIEDAGENRKDERKIEDHVPDDLDVFDEFQRDLNPPN; translated from the coding sequence ATGACTAAACGACACGTAACCCTCCCGGACGAGATGGAGGACGGATTGGCCGAGTTTATCGCGGAGGTGGACGAGCGACTGTCGAATTCGGGTCCCGGAAACCCCGGAAAGATGTGCGAGGTGGTCGAAGAGGTGCTGGTAGACCTCCACGGCGACCGCGAGGCATACAACCGCTGGCAGGCGGGCGAGTCGGTCTCGCCAGCAGAGCGCGTGCGCTTGCAGAGCTACGACCCGTGCAACGCGACGCTCGAAAGCGAGTACTACGCCGAGAAGGACGAGGAGGAGTTCAAACGCTCGAAGCACCTCCAGTGGCTCTGGCGGCAGTTCGACGCGACGCCGATGGCCGACAACGTCGCGTTCGCGCTCCGATTCCGCGCGATGCTCGCCGACCATTTCTTCGAAGAGTGCGGAGAGGACTGCCGATTCTTCAAGGGCATCACGTTCACCTACGGGCACAACATCACTATCGGCGACAACGCCGTCGTCCACGACGACGTGCATCTAGACGACCGCGGGAAGCTGACCATCGGCGACCGCGTGTCCATCTCGGACGACGCCCACATCTACAGCCACGACCACGACATCGTGGACCAGACGGAAGTGACAAACTTCCACACCGTCGTCGAAGACGACGTGCGCCTGACCTACGACTCGATGGTGAAGGCGGGCGTCAGAGTCGGCGAGAACGCGGTCGTCGGCGCGAAGTCCATCGTCCAGAAGGACGTGCCCGCTCACCACATCGTCGCGGGCACGCCCGCGAAGAGTCTGAAAATCAAGCCCGGTTGGGAAGCGGTCGCGGAACCGATAGAGGACGCGGGCGAGAACCGCAAAGACGAACGGAAAATCGAGGACCACGTCCCAGACGACCTCGACGTGTTCGACGAGTTCCAGCGCGACCTGAACCCGCCGAACTAA